The DNA segment TACCCAACCTACAATACCATTCTGTAAGTAATAAACCACAAATAAGATTAAGCAACCAAATATAGTAATACGCCAATTAGTCATATCCTCTAAACGATAGGCACTGGTAACCAGTACGCTGACAGCCACCACCGGGATAATCAGTGGTTTAATGGTTCTCTGCCCAGAAATGAAATGGCGCAGAACAAAAATAATGACACCAGCTACTGCAGCTAATGATAAGTCTCTAAATAAGCCGATGTCATCCAATAAGTTAGGTAGTAAAACAACAATCGTTGCTCCGACAATGGGGCCTAGACGTGTTTTTCTGCCACCCATAATAATGGCGAGTAAGAATAAAATAGTTAAATCAAAATTGAACGTATTGGGAGCGATATAAAGTTCATTAAAGGTAAACAAACTTCCTGCAAAACCAGCAATCCCTGCACTAATTACAAAGGCAAATACTTTGTATTTGTAAACACTCACACCCATACAATCGGATGCGACAGGGCTACCTCTTAAGGCCTCAAAAGCACGGCCGTAATGAGATTTCAGAATACGACCCACCAACAACATAGCCAATAAAAGAACAGTGATTACAACATAGTAGTAACCTTGTTCATTCAAGCTTTTACCAAATAAAACTGGCTGTTGAATAGTAATACCAAGAGGACCATTAGTTAAAAAGTCCATTTCATTAATTAAAATTTGCGCGATGGTCCCAAAAGCCAAGGTAACCATTGCCAGATAAGGGCCCGTAACACGTAGTGCCGGTAAAGCTAACAGAAGACCAAAGGCTGCGGTAACGAAAATACTGGCGATATCACCAATATAGAAAGGCACGCCATAACGCCAGCTTAAAATACCAGTGGTATAGGCACCTATACCAAACAGACCAGCATGCGCTAAGGAAACCTCACCGGTGTAACCGACTACAATGTCCAAGCCAAACAATAGCACTGCATAAATAGCAATTAGAGCCATTTGATGAACATAGTATTCATTGTCGCCCAATAGTGTGGGGATGAGAAATAAAACACCAATAGCTATAAGAGAAATAAGAACTTTAAATAACTTCATATTTATACCTTCTTAATGGCTGTCTTACCAAATAGACCACTGGGTTTAATTGCAAGAACAAGTAAAAGTAAAACCAAACCCGGAACATCTTTGTAACCGGTTGAAAGATAAAAACCTGTTGTGGTTTCTGCTATACCAAGCATAATGCCACCAACAATAATTCCCATACCAGAATTCAATCCGCCGATGATAGCCACGGCAAACGCTTTTAAACCGAGGACAGCGCCCATTGAAGCACCGGTTAATGTAATAGGGGCTATGAGTACGCCAGCAAAAGCAGCTGACATGGAAGACAGAGCATAAGAGAAAGTAATGACCATGCGAGTATTAATACCCATTAAACCAGCAGCATCACGATCACTCGCTGTAGCAACTACGGCCTTACCATAAATTGTTTTTCTATTAAATAACTCAACTAATATCATCATTAATAGTGCGCCAACATCCACCATCAACTCCATTGGTAGAACACTTGCGCCAAAGATGTGTAAAGGAGTTGAAGAAATTGGTGAAGGGAAAGGCATATCATCCTTACCCCAAATATTCTCTGCAACGTTTCTAAAAATAATACCTAAAGCAATGGTGGACATAATCCAACCGAATTCTGATTTAGTCTTAATAGCAGGTCGAACGCCAACGGCCTCAACCACCATTCCTTGGAGTGCACCAAAAATCAACACAGCAGGAATCATCAACCAGTAATTAAGATAAGGACCGCCCATGACATCACCTGCAAGCGTCAAACCAAACATGGCACCTAACATTAACGCCTCTCCCTGACCAAAGTTCAATGTTCCGGAGGTTGCGAATGTTGATTGATAACCGAAGGCAACTACAGCGTAAATCATGCCTAGAGCCACACCACTTAGTATTAATTGCAGTAATATTTCCATGAGAAATCCCAATTGATAGTCATTCTGAAAACTTAAATGGTGTTTCGCTGAGTAGCGAAACACCATTAAGCTCTAGGTCAAATTAATGACCTTTTTTGTCATTTTCGTACGCGTATACAACAAAACCATCTTTAACTTCACCCATCACTGTATCTTTCACGTCAATAGCTTCGTGATTGGTACTGGTAAAAGGATGATCATAGGTGGTTACCACACCATTAACTTTAGTATTTAAGTTTTCTAAAGCTTGTTGGATTTTAGAGCTATCGGCAGACCCTGCCTGTTTAATTGCTGCAGCAAGAACATACATTGAATCATATCCTTGAGCTGCGGAAACAGGAGATGGGATACGATCGTGGGCTGGGTGGTAGGCTTTAATGTATGCGTTAATAAACTCTTTACGTTTTGGAGTGTTTGGCTCCTGAATAAAGGTTTGTGGCATACGAGCACCTTCACCATTCTTACCTGCATTATCAATGTAGTTAGCCATCGACAATGTCCAGCTACCGATCATTGGCACTTTCCAACCTAATTTCGCCATACCATTAGCAATTTGAGCTAATTCTGGACCAATACCGTAGGTTAGGATTGCTTGCGCGCCAGCTTCTTTGGCTCTTAACAATTGCGCGGTCATATCTGTGTCTTTAATATTAAACTTCTCTTCAGCAACGGGCTTCATGCCTTTTGCAGCCAACGCTTTTTCTAAATCTTGACGTCCTAACTGACCATAATTGGTAGAGTCTGCAAGAATAGCAACTTTGGTGAATTTACGTTTTACAACAGCTTCATCAACAATCATATGAGATTGGATTTTGTCACTAGCTGCAATTCTAAAAATATAATTTTTAGGGTACTTAGGTGGCAAAAACTGTTGCGTAATAATACTGCCTGTTGCTACGTTATCGATAACAGGAATTTTTGCTTGTTGGTAGAAACGCTGTGATGCTAAGGCAACACCTGTATTAATAAATCCGAGAGTAGCAACGACATGCTCACGATTAATCAAGTCTTGTGTAACTTGAACGCCACGCTCATTTTTAGCTTCATCATCGCGCTCAATGAGTTCGATTTTACGACCTAAAATACCGCCTGCTTTATTGATTTCATCCGCAGCCAACTTAACACCATCACGCATTGAAATACCCATAGGTGAGGATCCGCCACTTAACGGGCCAGAAACACCAATTTTAATAGTATCTGCAGCTTGAGCTGACAAGGTTAATGCTACTAATGAAGCACCAATAACTGGTTTAATCCAGCGTGGTTTAATCATATGCATGTTAAACTCCTCTTATACGTTTTAAGTAATAATTAACAAATCATGAATAAACAATTGTTCATGATTGCCCAACATTCTAACACGGGCTCAACAACCCGCAAACTAATCTTTAATATCGTAAACCGGCTAAGGACAGTTCTTATGATTTTTAAATTGGACAATAAAACTCCTAACATTCACCCCAAGTCATATGTTCACGAAAGTGCCGTTGTTATTGGCTCTGTCACTCTAGCTGAACAATCAAGCGTTTGGTGCAACGCAACATTACGCGCGGATAATGAGCCGATAACCATAGGTAGTAGGACAAATATTCAAGACGGTGCTGTCCTGCATACCGATCCTGGTATGCCAATTGTTATTGAAGATGGAGTAAGTGTTGGGCACTTGGCTATGCTGCATGGCTGTCATATTGGGAAAAATTCATTAATCGGTATTAAAGCAGTGATATTAAATGGCGCAAAAATTGGGCAAAACTGCTTAATTGGTGCAAACGCACTTATCACTGAGGGAAAAATCATTCCTGACGGGTCTCTTGTTATTGGCAGCCCTGGAAAAGTAATTCGTATGCTAACGCCAGAAGAAATTGATGCGTTAAGTAAAAACGCAGAAAGTTATGTTAATCGGTCTTTACATTACCAAACAGAGTTAACACGGATAGAATAATTTCATGCCACAAAAAGAATTATTTTTATTTGAAGTTCCACATGGCGCACTGGAAACGCTGGTCGAACTACCTGATACAGATAACCCGGTAGCTCTTGCATTTATTGCTCACCCCCATCCTCTGCATGGTGGGACAATGTACAATAAAGTCACCCAAACTCTTGCAACCACTTTTTTAAGGCATGGATGCATTAGTATCAGAATGAACTTTCGTGGAGTGGGAAACAGTACCGGAACATTTGATGATGGTCAGGGAGAAACCACTGATTGGCTCGCACTTATTCATTATTTTAAACAGCGCTACCCTAATCTTCCTATATACTACGCTGGGTTTTCTTTTGGTGCTTTTGTTATGAGTCAGGTTAATTTAATTGAAGCTTGCCAAAAAATGGTATTGGTTGGTACACCATGCGGAAACTTTCCGGTAACCAAAGTGCCAGATGAAACGTTACTGATTCACGGCGAGCTCGATGAGACTATTCCTTTATCCGCAGTCATGGATTGGGCCAGAGAGCATCAACTAGCGGTTGTGGTTGTGGCTGGAGCGGATCATTTTTTCCATCACCGATTAACGGTAATCCGTGATTGGGTGTCACAATGTTTTTTTTCTTAGAGGATTGATATGTCTTTTTTAACACTTAAATCAATACATGTCATTTTAATGGTTACCTGGTTTGCTGGTTTGTTTTATTTACCACGTTTATACGTTTATCATGCCATGCTTGATAACGATCCAAAAGGTGACGAACGCTTTAAAATCATGGAAAGAAAACTATTTTGGGGCATTATGACTCCTGGTGGAATCCTTACCATCGCCACCGGATTAACCATGGTGTTTGTCTACCATGATATAGGTGTTTGGTTACATATCAAGCTTACATTGGTAGCACTACTTATTTTTTACCACATCTGGTGTGGAAAATTATTAAATGATTTTAAATACAACCGTAATCAACGTAGTCATGTATGGTACAGATGGTTTAACGAATTTCCCGTCGTAATTTTAATTCCCATAGTTTTCTTAGTTATCTATAAACCATTCTAAATTTCACATGACACTTTTTTCCTTTTACGCTACCTGCCCCAAAGGTCTTGAAGCACCTTTAGAAGAAGAGTTAATTTCTCTAGGCTTTAAAGATACCGTAATTGGCGATGCTGGCGTTTGGTTTACTGGTACTTTCACTGACGGCATGAAAGCCAACCTTTATTCACGCATAGCAAGTCGGATACTTTTACTAATCAAAAAAAGCACTTACGCGAATGAGCGAGATTTATATGAAAGCGCTTATTCTTTTGCATGGTCTGATTGGTTTGATGTTAACCATACATTTATGGTCACAACTAACGCAAAAAACTGTCCTTTGCGTAGTATTGATTTTGTCACTCTGCGCGTAAAAGACGCTATTTGTGACCACTTTCGTGAACTCCACGAACATCGTCCATCTATAGACACGAGAGATCCCGATGTACGCATTTATGTCTACCTGACAGATCGAGATTATTTTTACTATATTGATCTAAGTGGAGAGGCATTATTTAAACGTGGGCCAAGAGTTGAAAGTGGCGACACTCCACTGAAGAAGAATTTAGTAGCAGGATTATTAGCATTAAGTGGTTGGCAGCCAGAGATACCGTTAGTTGATATGTTTTGTGGCTCTGGCACTATTCTCATTGAAGCTGCAGAAATCACTCTTAAGCGAGCGCCTGGGCTTCATCGATCTTTTGGTTTTGAAAAGTTAAAATTATTTGATGCCTCAGCTTGGCAAAAAATAATTAAAGAAGCGCAATCTCTAGCTGAAAAGCAAAGACCTTTGCCCATATGGGGCTATGACTTAAAAGGTGATGCTATTCAATCAAGTCTAGCTAATTTCAAAGCAGCCGATCTTGATGAGGCTATTTCTTTAAAACAAGTTAATGCTATTGAATCAACCCCCCCCACTGACAAAGGAATGATTGTTTCCAATCCTCCCTATGGTGTCAGGTTAAGTGACTTATCGTTTCTGCAAGAGCTCTATCCACAGCTTGGTGAAACTCTAAAAAAACGTTATGCCAATTGGGACAGCTGGTTTTTAACAGCAGATCTTACTTTTCCTAAAGGGTTACGCCTAAAACCTACTCGTAAAGTTCCTTTATTCAACGGTGCACTTGAATGTCGTTTTTTTCATATTCCTTTAGTCTCTGGATCAAATAGAAAAAAAGACGCATAATGAAGGCAATGTAACAATATCGTCATATAAAATAGGTATAAAGTTGTCATGGAAATGACAACTTTATCATCTCAAAACACTCATCAAACGGAGACCAGTTTGGCCGCAAATATTTTGCTTGTTGAAGATGAGCCTGCTATTCAAGATTTAATAGCTATGAATTTAAGACAAGCAGGTCACATACCCTTAACCTCCTCCGATGCGGGTGAAGCGCTTGAGAAAGTCCGTGAAACTCTACCTGATTTAATCCTTGTTGATTGGATGCTGCCGGGTATGAGTGGTATTGAGCTAATTAAACGAATAAGAAATAACGAAAGAACACGCAATATTCCTATAATTATGCTCACAGCCAGAGCAGAAGAAAACGACAAATTATCAGGGCTAGACTCTGGTGCTGATGATTACATCACCAAACCCTTTTCTATTCGCGAATTAAACGCTCGAATCAAAGCAGTACTTCGCCGCCGCGCACCACAAATGACTGAAGATAAAGTGGTGTTTAAAACGCTTACTCTTGATCCAGGTACATATCGTGTCAGCGCAAATGGTATTGATTTAAATTTAGGGCCCACTGAATTTAAACTACTACATTTCTTTATGACTCACCCTGAACGTGTCTATTCAAGAACACAAATTCTTGATCAAGTTTGGGGAGACCATGTGTTTATCGAAGAGAGAACTGTTGATGTGCATATCCGCCGTCTGAGAGCTGCATTAGAACCCTCTGGTACAGCAGATTTATTACAAACAGTTCGTGGCGCAGGATATCGTTTAACAGCTATCGCTTGAATTCAAATTGTCTGATAATCTCACTATATTAATTTAAGTGAGACTATGATTTCCTTTTTTACCTATACATTAAGTGGCATATTTCTTGGCGCTGTTATCGGGCTTATCGTAGGGATTTCTTTTGACCTAACGTGGGGGTTACTAACCTTCTCGGGTATATTACTGTTATTTATTTTTTATGACACATGGAAACTATACCTATTAAATAAATGGTTAAAATCCTATGGCAACCATGTCTCTTTCCCTTTTTCTGGTAAAGCATGGGATCAAGTGTTCTCACAATTAGCCGTTTTAGAAAAAAACGCTAATACCATCCAAAACAATTTAAAAGATGCCTTGATTCGTTTTCAAAATGCAGGTAAAGCCCTACCTAACGGTATTATTGTTTTAGATAATGATGATCGTATCCAGTGGTGTAACCCTAGCGCTGAAAAACATTTCAATATTCATTTGATTCACGATCAAAATCAATCCATCTCATACTTAATTAGGCACTCAGCCTTTTTACAGTGGATAAAAAAAAGAACACCTGATGAGCCTATTTTAATTCGTGGTATTCGTGGTAGCGAGATTACTCTATCAATAATTATTGTGCCCTACAGTAATAATGAACGTTTATTAGTGAGCCATGATGTATCGCAAGTTGAGAAAGATGAAAAAATAAGACGTGATTTTGTTGCCAATGTATCCCATGAATTAAGAACCCCTTTAACTGTGGCAGGGGGATTTATTGAAACTCTCATTGATAACCCTAATCTCGACAAAGCAACCGTAGATCATATTTATCAAACCATCTTCCAACAAACCACTAGGATGCATCATCTGGTAGAAGAACTACTGTCTTTATCTAGCTTAGAATCACAACAGTTCCCAGCGCCCAAACAACCAATCCCAATCCAAGGTCTAATAGATCAAATCAAACAAATGGCTGAGCATATTAGTGATGGAAAACACACCATTGAAACCAGTGTGATGACGCAATGTGATATCTTAGGCTCTCATAATGAATTAATCAGCGCTTTTGGTAATCTTGTTTCAAATGCGGTTCGCTACACCCCCGATCAAGGTAAAATCACTATCTCTTGGAATATTATCGATAATAAAGGATACTTCTCTGTTAAGGACTCAGGGATTGGTATTGAAAAAGAGCATATCAGTCGGTTAACGGAACGGTTTTATCGTGTAGACAAGGTTCGCTCCAGAAATACTGGAGGGACAGGTTTAGGGCTTGCTATAGTAAAACAAATTGCTCTCCATCACGAAGCCGTTCTCGAAATAGACAGTACGCTTGATATAGGAAGTACGTTTACCCTGGTTTTTCCACAAGAGAGAATTCAACAATATAATTAAGCTATTGGAATCACCAATATGATTAACCGTGAAATAGAAATCATTAATAAATTAGGTCTCCACGCCAGAGCTTCAGCTAAACTAACCCAAACTGCCTCACAATTTACTGCAGACATTGGTATTACACGTAATAATAAACGCGTTAATGCAAAAAGTATTATGGGCGTCATGATGTTAGCTGCAAGTCGTGGTAGCACTGTTATACTTGACTGTAATGGTGCTGACGAAGAGCAAGCTATGGACGCACTAATACAACTAATAAATAATAAATTCGATGAGGAAGAATAAATGAGTTATACCGTCCACGGGATTGCTGTTGCTAATGGCATCGCCATCGGACGGGCTCATTTGTTTTCTCATACTTCTATCGAAGTTACGCATTACGCCATTAAAGAAGAACAAATAGAACAAGAAATCAAGCGTTTTAAAGATGCTATTGCAGAAGCAAGAAGTGAGTTAGAAACCTTAGAGTCCAATATTCCGGATAACGCACCAACTGAATTCTCTGCTTTTCTGCAACTTCATCTAATGATACTTAATGATGGTACGTTAAGTAACGAACCAATTAGTTTAATTCGCCAGCAACAATGTAACGCCGAATGGGCATTACGATTGCAGATGGATCAATTAATTGAACAGTTTCAACTCATTGAAGATACCTATTTACGCGAAAGACAGGCTGATGTTGTTCAGGTTGTGGAGCGCATTCTCAAAGCACTGTTAGGTAAAAAATCACCTGCTATGCCAAGTTGGGATAATGATGAAGAAGTCATATTGGTTGCCCATGATCTTGGCCCAGCAGATATGATGATTTTTAAAGACCAGGCGTTTCATGCTTTTATTACGGATATGGGAGGCGCTACCTCTCATACTGCTATTCTTGCTAGGAGTCTTAGCATTCCCTCAGTTGTTGCTCTTCACCATGCATGGCAAATCATCAAAGAAGGTGAGCTTTTAATCATTGACGGTACGTATGGGGTAGTGATTGTTAATCCTGACGAGACCATATTAAATGAATATCGCATTAAACAAGAACAGTGGATAGAGCAAA comes from the Ferrovum sp. PN-J185 genome and includes:
- the phoR gene encoding phosphate regulon sensor histidine kinase PhoR — protein: MISFFTYTLSGIFLGAVIGLIVGISFDLTWGLLTFSGILLLFIFYDTWKLYLLNKWLKSYGNHVSFPFSGKAWDQVFSQLAVLEKNANTIQNNLKDALIRFQNAGKALPNGIIVLDNDDRIQWCNPSAEKHFNIHLIHDQNQSISYLIRHSAFLQWIKKRTPDEPILIRGIRGSEITLSIIIVPYSNNERLLVSHDVSQVEKDEKIRRDFVANVSHELRTPLTVAGGFIETLIDNPNLDKATVDHIYQTIFQQTTRMHHLVEELLSLSSLESQQFPAPKQPIPIQGLIDQIKQMAEHISDGKHTIETSVMTQCDILGSHNELISAFGNLVSNAVRYTPDQGKITISWNIIDNKGYFSVKDSGIGIEKEHISRLTERFYRVDKVRSRNTGGTGLGLAIVKQIALHHEAVLEIDSTLDIGSTFTLVFPQERIQQYN
- a CDS encoding gamma carbonic anhydrase family protein is translated as MIFKLDNKTPNIHPKSYVHESAVVIGSVTLAEQSSVWCNATLRADNEPITIGSRTNIQDGAVLHTDPGMPIVIEDGVSVGHLAMLHGCHIGKNSLIGIKAVILNGAKIGQNCLIGANALITEGKIIPDGSLVIGSPGKVIRMLTPEEIDALSKNAESYVNRSLHYQTELTRIE
- a CDS encoding ABC transporter substrate-binding protein, which produces MIKPRWIKPVIGASLVALTLSAQAADTIKIGVSGPLSGGSSPMGISMRDGVKLAADEINKAGGILGRKIELIERDDEAKNERGVQVTQDLINREHVVATLGFINTGVALASQRFYQQAKIPVIDNVATGSIITQQFLPPKYPKNYIFRIAASDKIQSHMIVDEAVVKRKFTKVAILADSTNYGQLGRQDLEKALAAKGMKPVAEEKFNIKDTDMTAQLLRAKEAGAQAILTYGIGPELAQIANGMAKLGWKVPMIGSWTLSMANYIDNAGKNGEGARMPQTFIQEPNTPKRKEFINAYIKAYHPAHDRIPSPVSAAQGYDSMYVLAAAIKQAGSADSSKIQQALENLNTKVNGVVTTYDHPFTSTNHEAIDVKDTVMGEVKDGFVVYAYENDKKGH
- a CDS encoding alpha/beta hydrolase, translating into MPQKELFLFEVPHGALETLVELPDTDNPVALAFIAHPHPLHGGTMYNKVTQTLATTFLRHGCISIRMNFRGVGNSTGTFDDGQGETTDWLALIHYFKQRYPNLPIYYAGFSFGAFVMSQVNLIEACQKMVLVGTPCGNFPVTKVPDETLLIHGELDETIPLSAVMDWAREHQLAVVVVAGADHFFHHRLTVIRDWVSQCFFS
- a CDS encoding HPr family phosphocarrier protein gives rise to the protein MINREIEIINKLGLHARASAKLTQTASQFTADIGITRNNKRVNAKSIMGVMMLAASRGSTVILDCNGADEEQAMDALIQLINNKFDEEE
- the hemJ gene encoding protoporphyrinogen oxidase HemJ, with protein sequence MSFLTLKSIHVILMVTWFAGLFYLPRLYVYHAMLDNDPKGDERFKIMERKLFWGIMTPGGILTIATGLTMVFVYHDIGVWLHIKLTLVALLIFYHIWCGKLLNDFKYNRNQRSHVWYRWFNEFPVVILIPIVFLVIYKPF
- a CDS encoding branched-chain amino acid ABC transporter ATP-binding protein/permease, coding for MNMKLFKVLISLIAIGVLFLIPTLLGDNEYYVHQMALIAIYAVLLFGLDIVVGYTGEVSLAHAGLFGIGAYTTGILSWRYGVPFYIGDIASIFVTAAFGLLLALPALRVTGPYLAMVTLAFGTIAQILINEMDFLTNGPLGITIQQPVLFGKSLNEQGYYYVVITVLLLAMLLVGRILKSHYGRAFEALRGSPVASDCMGVSVYKYKVFAFVISAGIAGFAGSLFTFNELYIAPNTFNFDLTILFLLAIIMGGRKTRLGPIVGATIVVLLPNLLDDIGLFRDLSLAAVAGVIIFVLRHFISGQRTIKPLIIPVVAVSVLVTSAYRLEDMTNWRITIFGCLILFVVYYLQNGIVGWVRSVIGHFKPEWVARSLIKIDPNKELADAVEGKTLASDDLLSAKKILMQFGGLKALNEVDLTVYKGTIHGLIGPNGSGKSTMMNVLTGIYTPTSGTVSFDEKVISGNKPADIALKGIARTFQNLQLFGEMTALENVMVGLHHTYRSNLLDVLLQTPRYKREEQKARERAASILKFVGLESFINEEARNLPYGRQRLLEIGRALGLNPALLLLDEPAAGLTPPEITDLIDIIRKIKEHGITVILIEHHMDVVMGICDNVSVLDFGQKIAEGKPQEVQSNPKVIEAYLGSQAS
- a CDS encoding branched-chain amino acid ABC transporter permease, whose protein sequence is MEILLQLILSGVALGMIYAVVAFGYQSTFATSGTLNFGQGEALMLGAMFGLTLAGDVMGGPYLNYWLMIPAVLIFGALQGMVVEAVGVRPAIKTKSEFGWIMSTIALGIIFRNVAENIWGKDDMPFPSPISSTPLHIFGASVLPMELMVDVGALLMMILVELFNRKTIYGKAVVATASDRDAAGLMGINTRMVITFSYALSSMSAAFAGVLIAPITLTGASMGAVLGLKAFAVAIIGGLNSGMGIIVGGIMLGIAETTTGFYLSTGYKDVPGLVLLLLVLAIKPSGLFGKTAIKKV
- a CDS encoding THUMP domain-containing class I SAM-dependent RNA methyltransferase, whose protein sequence is MTLFSFYATCPKGLEAPLEEELISLGFKDTVIGDAGVWFTGTFTDGMKANLYSRIASRILLLIKKSTYANERDLYESAYSFAWSDWFDVNHTFMVTTNAKNCPLRSIDFVTLRVKDAICDHFRELHEHRPSIDTRDPDVRIYVYLTDRDYFYYIDLSGEALFKRGPRVESGDTPLKKNLVAGLLALSGWQPEIPLVDMFCGSGTILIEAAEITLKRAPGLHRSFGFEKLKLFDASAWQKIIKEAQSLAEKQRPLPIWGYDLKGDAIQSSLANFKAADLDEAISLKQVNAIESTPPTDKGMIVSNPPYGVRLSDLSFLQELYPQLGETLKKRYANWDSWFLTADLTFPKGLRLKPTRKVPLFNGALECRFFHIPLVSGSNRKKDA
- the phoB gene encoding phosphate regulon transcriptional regulator PhoB, with product MAANILLVEDEPAIQDLIAMNLRQAGHIPLTSSDAGEALEKVRETLPDLILVDWMLPGMSGIELIKRIRNNERTRNIPIIMLTARAEENDKLSGLDSGADDYITKPFSIRELNARIKAVLRRRAPQMTEDKVVFKTLTLDPGTYRVSANGIDLNLGPTEFKLLHFFMTHPERVYSRTQILDQVWGDHVFIEERTVDVHIRRLRAALEPSGTADLLQTVRGAGYRLTAIA